One Prunus dulcis chromosome 8, ALMONDv2, whole genome shotgun sequence DNA window includes the following coding sequences:
- the LOC117638253 gene encoding uncharacterized protein LOC117638253 isoform X1, giving the protein MLRVVLVLLVFCVLLIRQANSHEESGEWSCESDSEIRVQAEFGPGLITLDGHADDWKDMDGFEFSLRPALDPDAENEYRGGKMTVKALHDGRDVFFMVQVDGDYAYSKGDNNKCPSVALMFQIGEDATYHSMGGCKEGVEACTNKTCKGHEVDILHFSIGNAIPGRLYGGNPVDNRVGNGGDRFGHLVDLYAWNPHCRYLDGIGSSANDSSGQNDWKGAWWHSSFNVHSGFVEEDSPYASDGQKGTFYFEFSRPLRTMDRIQQDVQFTIGGSSKMSVAFWYPVDGKPWHGSGHYSVSCDWVPLDISLGSSVFTMARPRSSVSAASVFALLLSVISLCASVFIGYWVVKPQTAQFTPMENL; this is encoded by the exons ATGCTTCGAGTAGTGCTAGTGCTATTGGTATTTTGTGTGCTGCTGATACGACAGGCCAATTCGCACGAAGAGTCGGGTGAATGGAGCTGTGAGTCGGACTCTGAGATCCGGGTCCAGGCCGAGTTCGGACCCGGCCTTATTACGCTCGATGGTCATGCCGACGACTGGAAGGACATGGATGGGTTCGAGTTCTCTCTCCGCCCTGCTCTTGACCCAGATGCTGAAAACGAGTACAGAGGTGGAAAAATGACAGTTAAG GCTTTGCATGATGGCCGTGATGTCTTCTTTATGGTTCAAGTTGATGGGGACTACGCTTACTCTAAGgg TGACAACAATAAATGCCCATCTGTTGCCCTCATGTTTCAAATTGGTGAAGATGCAACTTATCATAGT ATGGGTGGCTGTAAGGAAGGAGTTGAGGCTTGCACAAACAAGACGTGCAAGGGCCATGAAGTTGATATATTGCACTTCTCAATTGGGAATGCTATTCCTGGACGGCTCTATGGTGGCAACCCTGTAGACAACAGGGTTGGAAATGGAGGCGACAG GTTTGGTCATTTAGTTGATCTTTATGCTTGGAATCCGCATTGTAGATACCTAGATGGAATTGGTTCTTCAG CAAATGATTCTAGTGGACAAAATGATTGGAAGGGTGCTTGGTGGCACAGTAGCTTCAATGTTCACTCAG GTTTCGTGGAAGAAGACAGTCCTTATGCATCAGATGGCCAAAAGGgaacattttattttgaattctCTAGGCCTTTGAGAACTATGGATCGTATCCAACAG GATGTGCAATTCACAATTGGAGGATCAAGTAAAATGTCAGTTGCATTTTGGTATCCAGTTGATGGAAAACCGTGGCACGGCTCTGGACATTATTCTGTTAGCTGTGATTGGGTCCCCTTAGACATCTCTTTGGGAAGTTCTGTATTTACCATGGCAAGACCACGTAGCTCAGTCAGTGCTGCTAGCGTTTTTGCCCTTTTGTTATCAGTAATCTCATTATGTGCTTCCGTTTTTATTGGATATTGGGTCGTTAAACCCCAAACTGCCCAGTTCACACCCATGGAAAATCTTTAA
- the LOC117638253 gene encoding uncharacterized protein LOC117638253 isoform X2, whose amino-acid sequence MLRVVLVLLVFCVLLIRQANSHEESGEWSCESDSEIRVQAEFGPGLITLDGHADDWKDMDGFEFSLRPALDPDAENEYRGGKMTVKALHDGRDVFFMVQVDGDYAYSKGDNNKCPSVALMFQIGEDATYHSMGGCKEGVEACTNKTCKGHEVDILHFSIGNAIPGRLYGGNPVDNRVGNGGDRFGHLVDLYAWNPHCRYLDGIGSSANDSSGQNDWKGAWWHSSFNVHSGCAIHNWRIK is encoded by the exons ATGCTTCGAGTAGTGCTAGTGCTATTGGTATTTTGTGTGCTGCTGATACGACAGGCCAATTCGCACGAAGAGTCGGGTGAATGGAGCTGTGAGTCGGACTCTGAGATCCGGGTCCAGGCCGAGTTCGGACCCGGCCTTATTACGCTCGATGGTCATGCCGACGACTGGAAGGACATGGATGGGTTCGAGTTCTCTCTCCGCCCTGCTCTTGACCCAGATGCTGAAAACGAGTACAGAGGTGGAAAAATGACAGTTAAG GCTTTGCATGATGGCCGTGATGTCTTCTTTATGGTTCAAGTTGATGGGGACTACGCTTACTCTAAGgg TGACAACAATAAATGCCCATCTGTTGCCCTCATGTTTCAAATTGGTGAAGATGCAACTTATCATAGT ATGGGTGGCTGTAAGGAAGGAGTTGAGGCTTGCACAAACAAGACGTGCAAGGGCCATGAAGTTGATATATTGCACTTCTCAATTGGGAATGCTATTCCTGGACGGCTCTATGGTGGCAACCCTGTAGACAACAGGGTTGGAAATGGAGGCGACAG GTTTGGTCATTTAGTTGATCTTTATGCTTGGAATCCGCATTGTAGATACCTAGATGGAATTGGTTCTTCAG CAAATGATTCTAGTGGACAAAATGATTGGAAGGGTGCTTGGTGGCACAGTAGCTTCAATGTTCACTCAG GATGTGCAATTCACAATTGGAGGATCAAGTAA